Genomic window (Comamonas endophytica):
GCTGAATGTCAGGAGCTACAAGGAGTTCGAGGAGCTGGTGAAGAAGAAGCCCGGCGAGCTGAGCTATGGCACGACGGGCGCCGGCGGCACGCAGCATATGGCGACGCTGCGCCTGGAGCAGCTGACCGGCATGCGCATGCTGCATGTGCCCTATTCCGGCAGCTCGGGCGTGCTCAACGACCTGATTGCGGGCGTGGTGGATGTGGCCTTCATGACATCGACCGGTGCCATGCCCAACCTCGAGGCCGGCCGGGTGCGGCCGCTGGCCGTGGCGGGACCGGTGCGCCTGCCGGGGCTGCCCTCCGTGCCTACCTTTGCCGAGATCGGCATGCCCGGCATGGTGTCCGATTCCTGGAACGGCCTGCTGGCACCCGCCGGCACGCCCAAGCCCATCGTCGACAGACTGGCGGCCGTGGTCGTGAAGGCGGTGAAGTCCAAGGAGTTCCAGGACACCCTGATTCCGCAGGGCGCCGTGCTCATCGGCAACTCGCCCGCCGAATTCAAGGCCGAGCTGCAGACGGAAGTGGTGCACTGGGCCGAACAGTTCAAGAAAATCAGGATCGAAAAGTAATGCGCACCATGGCCCCATCCACCGCTTCCACCGCGCCCCTCTCCTCCATCTGTCAGCCCCTGCTCTACCCGCGCAGCATCGCCCTGGTCGGCGCCTCGGATGACGTCGGCAAGACCGGGGGCCGCCCCCTGCAGTTCCTGCGCCGCTTGGGGTTCAAGGGCACGATCTATCCCATCAACCCCCACCGGGCCGGAGTCCAGGGCGAAAAGGCGTGGCCCAGCCTGAGCGCACTGCCCGAGGTGCCCGAGCATGTGTTCGTGCTCTCGCCCACGGATTCCGTGGTGCCCACGGTGCGCGAATGCGCCGACCTGGGCGTGAAGCTGGTGACCATTCTGGCCAGCGGCTTTTCCGAAACCGGCGCCGAAGGCGTGCAGCGCGAGGCGGCGCTGCGCACCATCGCGAAAGACAGCGGCATGCGCATCCTGGGCCCGAGCAGCCTGGGCGTGGTGAACCCGGGCAACGGCCTGATGCTCACCGCCAACGCCGCGTTTGCCGAACCCGACATGCCGCGGGGCAACGTGTTCGTCGCCTCGCACAGCGGCAGCATGATCGGCGCGCTGGTCTCGCGCGGCAAGGCACGCGGCGTGGGCTTTGCCGGGCTGGTCTCGGTGGGCAGCGAGGTCGATCTGGGCATCGGCGAGATCTGCCTGGCCACTCTGGACGACCCGGCCATCGAGGGCTATGTGCTGTTCCTGGAAAGCCTGCGCCACGGCGACGCGATCCAGGCCTTTGCGCGGGAAGCAGCAAAACGCGGCAAGCCCGTCGTGGCCTACAAGCTGGGCCGCTCCAGCGCCGCCGCCGAGATGGCCATGACGCACACCGGGGCCCTCGCCGGCGAGGATGACATCGCCGACGCGTTCCTCAAGGATCTGGGCGTGGTGCGCGTGGAAATGCTCGAAACCCTGTTCGAGGTTTTCCCCCTGGCACGCAAAATTCCGCTGGCCAGGCAAGGCGGCAAGCGCGTGGGCGTGGTGACCACGACCGGCGGCGGCGCGGCCATGGTGGTCGACCAGCTCGGCATCCGCGATGTCACCGTGCAGCCGGTGTCCCCCGAGACGCTGGTGAAGCTGCAGGCCGCGGGCATTCCCGGCAGCGCCGGCCGCGTGCTCGACCTGACGCTGGCCGGCACCAGGTACGAGGTGATGAAGAAGGCGCTCGATATCCTGCTGGAAGCGCCCGAGTTCGACCTGGTGGTGGCAGTGGTGGGATCGTCCGCGCGTTTCAACCCGGATCTGGCCGTCAAGCCCATCATCGACAGCGCCGGCCATGCCAAGCCGCTGCTGGCGATGCTGGTGCCGGACGCGCCCCAGGCGCTGGCGCAGCTCACGCAGGCGCAGATCCCCTGCTTTCGCTCGCCCGAAGCCTGCGCGGATGCGATTGCCTCGGTGTTCGCGCGCCGCATGCCGGGCACGCAGGCCGCGGTGCGCGCGCCTGGCGACCCGGCCCGCCTGGCGGCCCTGAGCGAAGCCCGAGCCTACGAGTTGCTCGACACGCTGCAGGTGCCGCATGCGCCGGCCGTGACCTTCGATATCGCCACGCCGCCCGCCACGCTGCCCTTCGACTATCCCGTGGTCGCCAAGCTCTGCTCGGCGCAGATTCCGCACAAGACCGAGGTCGGCGGCGTGGTGCTGGGCATACAGGATGCGCAGCAGCTGAGCGAGGCCTTTGCCACGCTGCGCCGCAACCTGCACGAACGTGCTCCCGGCATGGAGTGCAGCGAGGTGCTGGTGCAGCCCATGCGCCGCGGCCTGGCCGAAGTGCTGGTCGGCTACCGCGTCGATGCCGATGCGGGCCCGGTCATCATGCTGGCCGCGGGCGGGATCTGGGCCGAGGTCATGCGCGACCGCAGCATCCGCCTGGCGCCGGTGAGCGTGCAGAGGGCGCGCGATATGATCGGCGAGGTCAAGATGCTGCAGACCGTCTCCGGCCTGCGCGGCAAGCCCCGCGGCGACCTCGAGGCCCTGGCGCAGGCCATTGCCAGCCTGTCGCAGCTCGCGCTGCAGCCGGCGCTGCAGGTCAGCGAAGCCGAAGTCAACCCGCTGATGGTCATGCCCGAGGGACAGGGCGTCATGGCGGTGGACGCGCTGATCATGAAAGCCTGAGGAAAACCGCCCGATGCAATTTCCACCCCACGAGGCCGAAGCCGCCGCCACGCTGGTTGCCGCCTGCGACGCCCGCGCAACGCACCATGCCCTCGACCTCGGAGGCTGCGAGACCCGCTGGCGCGAATGGGGCGAGGGCACGCCGCTGGTGCTGATCCATGGCGGCCACGGCTCCTGGATGCACTGGATCCGCAACATCGAGGCGCTGGCGCTGCACTTTCGCGTGATCGTGCCCGATCTCGCGGGCTTCGGCGACTCGGAGGACTTCGCGCTGGACGCCCATGACCCGGCGCGCCTTTCGCAGCTGGTGCGCAGCCTGCGCCTGGGCGTGGAGCATCTGGCGCCCGCGGGCCCGCTGCACCTTGCCGGATTTTCCTTTGGCGGCGCGGTGGCCGGCCTGCTGGCGCCGCAGCTGCCGCGCCTGCAGCGTCTGGCGCTGCTGGGCTGCGCCGGCCACGGCGGCAGGCGCCGCGACCGGGGGCCGCTGCTCGACTGGCGTGCGCAGGCTGGAGCCCAGCGCTGGCAGGCCCTGCAGCAGAACCTCGAGGCCTTCATGCTGTCCGGTCCAGCCGATGCGATGGCGCTGTATGTGCACGGCCAGTCCTGTGAACGCACGCGCTTTCGCAGCAAGGCCTTTTCGCGCAGTCCTTTGCTGCTCGAAACGCTGCAGCAGGTCGATCAGCCCGTGCTCATGGTCTGGGGTGACGACGATGTCACGGCCGTTCCGGCCGAAGCCGCGCAGGCCCTGGCCCAGGACAAGCCCACGCGCGACTGGACCCTTGTGGCCGGCGCCGGCCACTGGGTGCAGTACGAGCGGCCCGAGGCCATCAATACCCTGCTGACCAGCTGGCTCAAGGCGGCATGACATTCCCGGCAGGCCGGGAGGAGTTCCTCACTGCAGCGCAATCTGCTCCAGCATCCAGTCGCGGAAGGCCGTGACCTTGGAAGACTGGCGCTGCAGCTGCGGGCGCACCAGATAGTAGGAAGCCCCGGTGCGCACCGGCAGATGGAAAGGCGACACCAGCTTGCGGCTCTTGAGATCGTCCACCAGCAGGGCGGTCTGGCCAATGGCGATCCCGAGGCCGTCCACCGCCGCCTGCCAGGTCAGCACCGAGCTGCTGAAACGCATGGACTCGGTGCCCTGCAGTTCCTGCTCGTAGCGGCACAGCCGTCCCCAGGTACTCCAGTCCCTGGGCCGGTAATGCGAGATCAGCAGCCGGGTTCTCAGCAGCGACTGCGGATATTCGGCCTCGGGCGCGTGCCGCTGGAAGAATTCCGGGCTGCATACCGGCTCGATCACGTCTTCGAACAGGAAATCCACTTCCTTGCCCGGCCAGGCACCGTTGCCCATTTGTATGGCCAGATCGACCATGTCGCGGTCGAAGTCCACGTCATTCACCGAGTTGGTGATCACCACCGCGATATCCGGATGGCGCTGGTTGAAGCAGGCCAGCCGGGGTATCAGCCACTTCGCGGCAAAGGTGGTGTAGGTCTGGATGCGCAGCTTGCGGTCCGAACCGCTGCGCATGATCTCGGTGGTGGCCCCGGCAATCGCATCCATGGCCGGCGACACCTCCTGCGCGTAGCGCAATCCCGCCTGCGTCAGCACGATCCCGTGGCGCTCGCGCCTGAAGAGCTCGATGCCGAGATAGGACTCCAGCACATGCAGCTGCTTGCTCACCGCCGACTGG
Coding sequences:
- a CDS encoding alpha/beta fold hydrolase — encoded protein: MQFPPHEAEAAATLVAACDARATHHALDLGGCETRWREWGEGTPLVLIHGGHGSWMHWIRNIEALALHFRVIVPDLAGFGDSEDFALDAHDPARLSQLVRSLRLGVEHLAPAGPLHLAGFSFGGAVAGLLAPQLPRLQRLALLGCAGHGGRRRDRGPLLDWRAQAGAQRWQALQQNLEAFMLSGPADAMALYVHGQSCERTRFRSKAFSRSPLLLETLQQVDQPVLMVWGDDDVTAVPAEAAQALAQDKPTRDWTLVAGAGHWVQYERPEAINTLLTSWLKAA
- the gcvA gene encoding transcriptional regulator GcvA, with the translated sequence MSMRLPPLNPLKVFHVVARTRNLTQAAKELNISQSAVSKQLHVLESYLGIELFRRERHGIVLTQAGLRYAQEVSPAMDAIAGATTEIMRSGSDRKLRIQTYTTFAAKWLIPRLACFNQRHPDIAVVITNSVNDVDFDRDMVDLAIQMGNGAWPGKEVDFLFEDVIEPVCSPEFFQRHAPEAEYPQSLLRTRLLISHYRPRDWSTWGRLCRYEQELQGTESMRFSSSVLTWQAAVDGLGIAIGQTALLVDDLKSRKLVSPFHLPVRTGASYYLVRPQLQRQSSKVTAFRDWMLEQIALQ
- a CDS encoding acetate--CoA ligase family protein gives rise to the protein MAPSTASTAPLSSICQPLLYPRSIALVGASDDVGKTGGRPLQFLRRLGFKGTIYPINPHRAGVQGEKAWPSLSALPEVPEHVFVLSPTDSVVPTVRECADLGVKLVTILASGFSETGAEGVQREAALRTIAKDSGMRILGPSSLGVVNPGNGLMLTANAAFAEPDMPRGNVFVASHSGSMIGALVSRGKARGVGFAGLVSVGSEVDLGIGEICLATLDDPAIEGYVLFLESLRHGDAIQAFAREAAKRGKPVVAYKLGRSSAAAEMAMTHTGALAGEDDIADAFLKDLGVVRVEMLETLFEVFPLARKIPLARQGGKRVGVVTTTGGGAAMVVDQLGIRDVTVQPVSPETLVKLQAAGIPGSAGRVLDLTLAGTRYEVMKKALDILLEAPEFDLVVAVVGSSARFNPDLAVKPIIDSAGHAKPLLAMLVPDAPQALAQLTQAQIPCFRSPEACADAIASVFARRMPGTQAAVRAPGDPARLAALSEARAYELLDTLQVPHAPAVTFDIATPPATLPFDYPVVAKLCSAQIPHKTEVGGVVLGIQDAQQLSEAFATLRRNLHERAPGMECSEVLVQPMRRGLAEVLVGYRVDADAGPVIMLAAGGIWAEVMRDRSIRLAPVSVQRARDMIGEVKMLQTVSGLRGKPRGDLEALAQAIASLSQLALQPALQVSEAEVNPLMVMPEGQGVMAVDALIMKA
- a CDS encoding Bug family tripartite tricarboxylate transporter substrate binding protein — its product is MQARTWIKTAAAIAAVALCGSAAASDNYPSKPVRIIVGFQAGGPTDVVARLVAKALQDELKSAFVVENKVGATSNIASEMVAAAKPDGYTLLLAAAPLTMNKFVFPKQKFDPLASFEPVSKVSSAPGVLAASPKLNVRSYKEFEELVKKKPGELSYGTTGAGGTQHMATLRLEQLTGMRMLHVPYSGSSGVLNDLIAGVVDVAFMTSTGAMPNLEAGRVRPLAVAGPVRLPGLPSVPTFAEIGMPGMVSDSWNGLLAPAGTPKPIVDRLAAVVVKAVKSKEFQDTLIPQGAVLIGNSPAEFKAELQTEVVHWAEQFKKIRIEK